Genomic window (Deltaproteobacteria bacterium):
CGGCCGTAGGCATCATCGGTGGCAATCTTGACCTGATGGCCTAAAAGAGAGGTAGCTTTAAACCCCATACTCTGGACAGCCATACTGAACAGGGCTACCGAAATCTGTTCCCCGGTTGAGATCAGGACATCCAATTCCCTGGGATCGGGATTTTCGGTCATTTCCTTGGCCAGGCGAATCAGTTTGTCCGTCTCCCCGGACATGGCCGACAGAACCACCACTATATCGTGGCCTTTCTTTTTCATTTCAATAACCCGTTGGGCCACATTTCTGATTTTTTCAATGGAGCCGACCGAGGTCCCTCCGTATTTCTGAACAATCAAGGACATGAAGATTCCTCCTTATTATAAATAGGTCAAAGCTGAAAACTCAAAGGAATAAAAATAATATTTGATGACTATTTAAAAACTCGTCATTCCCGCACAGGCGGGAATCCAGGCCTTGCTTTTTTCTTTGCCCTTTCAGCTTTCAGCTTTGAGCTTATATTCTTTCAACCGTTGGGCCATTTTCCCGAAACCTTTTATTCGAATATGGCGTCGGGTTTCATCCGGGATGCTGAAAAAAATATCCAACCGATCCTCCGGTAATTCCCTTATCCGTTCGGCCCATTCGATTACCGTGATTCCCGGTCCGTCAAAATATTCTTCCAGCCCCAGTTCCTCGATTTCTTCCTCCAGATGAAGACGGTAGCAATCCATGTGAAAGAGGGGCAGGGGCCCCGGATATTCGTTAATCAAAGAGAAAGAGGGGCTGGCCACCTGGTCTTCGGCAATCCCCAGGCCTTGGGCCAGTCCCCGGACCAGACAGGTTTTGCCGGCCCCCAGCTCCCCATAAAGGGCTATCACATCTCCGGCCTTAAGCAAGGGGGCCAATCTTCGGCCCAGTTGTATTGTGGCCGCTTCTCCTTCGACCACCAACTCAAAGATGGATCCCTCCAAGAATCCCTCACTCATTGAGCTATGGAACGAACGATATCCTTCTTCCCTATGATTCCCACCAGGGTTCTCCCCTCCAGGACCGGAATGGAATGGACATGGTGCTCGGCCATCAAGGTGGCTATTTCCTCTACCGGGGTTTCAGGGGTGACAGTCTTCACTGGTGAGGTCATGATATCCATAGCCACCAAACCCATCATTTTTCTTAATTCTTTCTCAAATTTTTTCCCGCTTTCCAGAAAAACGATATAGCCCATTAGATTGACCACCGGGGGCCCATGAAACTTTTTAGTTTGATCGATAATGTCGCTTTCACAGACCATCCCGACTATTTCTTTGTTCGGATTTAAAACAGGCACCCCGCTGATATGATTTTCGGTTAAAGTTTGGGCCACTTCAGCAATGGGCGTATATTCCTGAACGGTGATCACTTTCTGGGTCATGATGTCTTTGGCCAGGGTCATAATAGGCTCCTAAAAAGATTTAAAAAGATGGTTTAAGGTATAAGGTGCAAGGTCTAAAGTTTCACTTCCTGTATCAACGGCAGGGTTTCTTCTCCCGGACCATCAAAGGTGCCCTTTCGGGTAATCAGATTCGGTATTTTATCCAATAACTCCGAAGCCAGGATCCCCTGGCCGCCTCGCTCCC
Coding sequences:
- a CDS encoding aspartate kinase, whose translation is MSLIVQKYGGTSVGSIEKIRNVAQRVIEMKKKGHDIVVVLSAMSGETDKLIRLAKEMTENPDPRELDVLISTGEQISVALFSMAVQSMGFKATSLLGHQVKIATDDAYGR
- the tsaE gene encoding tRNA (adenosine(37)-N6)-threonylcarbamoyltransferase complex ATPase subunit type 1 TsaE; the encoded protein is MSEGFLEGSIFELVVEGEAATIQLGRRLAPLLKAGDVIALYGELGAGKTCLVRGLAQGLGIAEDQVASPSFSLINEYPGPLPLFHMDCYRLHLEEEIEELGLEEYFDGPGITVIEWAERIRELPEDRLDIFFSIPDETRRHIRIKGFGKMAQRLKEYKLKAES
- a CDS encoding CBS domain-containing protein; amino-acid sequence: MTLAKDIMTQKVITVQEYTPIAEVAQTLTENHISGVPVLNPNKEIVGMVCESDIIDQTKKFHGPPVVNLMGYIVFLESGKKFEKELRKMMGLVAMDIMTSPVKTVTPETPVEEIATLMAEHHVHSIPVLEGRTLVGIIGKKDIVRSIAQ